The Bos indicus x Bos taurus breed Angus x Brahman F1 hybrid chromosome 10, Bos_hybrid_MaternalHap_v2.0, whole genome shotgun sequence genome has a segment encoding these proteins:
- the JMJD7 gene encoding jmjC domain-containing protein 7 produces MAEAALDAVRRELREFPVAARELSVPLAVPYLDEPPSPLHFYRDWVCPNRPCIIRNALQHWPALRKWSLPYLRATVGSTEVSVAVTPDGYADAVRGDRFVMPAERRLPLSHVLDVLEGRAQHPGVLYVQKQCSNLPTELPQLLPDVEPHVPWASEALGKMPDAVNFWLGEAAAVTSLHKDHYENLYCVVSGEKHFLLHPPSDRPFIPYELYTQATYQLTEEGSFRMVDEEAMEKVPWIPLDPLAPDLARYPSYCQAQALRCTVRAGEMLYLPALWFHHVQQSHGCIAVNFWYDMEYDLKYSYFQLLDSLTKVSGLN; encoded by the exons agctCAGCGTGCCTCTTGCTGTTCCCTACCTGGACgagccccccagccccctccactTCTACCGGGACTGGGTCTGCCCCAACAGGCCCTGCATCATCCGAAATGCCCTGCAGCACTGGCCAGCCCTCCGGAAGTGGTCCCTCCCCTACCTCAG AGCCACTGTGGGCTCCACAGAGGTGAGTGTGGCAGTGACCCCAGATGGCTACGCGGATGCCGTGCGAGGGGACCGCTTTGTGATGCCTGCTGAGCGCCGCCTGCCCCTGAGCCATGTGCTGGACGTCCTGGAGGGCCGAGCCCAACACCCTGGGGTTCTCTACGTGCAGAAGCAGTGCTCCAACCTGCCCACCGAGCTGCCCCAGCTGCTGCCTGATGTGGAGCCCCATGTGCCCTGGGCCTCTGAGGCGCTGG GGAAGATGCCTGACGCTGTAAACTTCTGGCTGGGAGAGGCAGCTGCAGTGACATCGT TGCATAAGGACCATTATGAGAACCTCTACTGTGTGGTCTCAGGAGAGAAGCACTTCCTGCTGCATCCACCCAGTGACCGGCCCTTCATCCCCTATG AACTGTACACACAGGCAACCTATCAGCTAACTGAAGAGGGCTCATTCAGGATGGTGGATGAAGAGGCCATGGAGAAG GTGCCGTGGATCCCCCTGGACCCTCTGGCTCCAGATCTGGCCCGGTACCCCAGTTATTGCCAGGCCCAGGCGCTTCGCTGCACAGTGCGGGCGGGTGAGATGCTCTACCTGCCGGCCCTGTGGTTCCACCACGTCCAGCAGTCCCATGGCTGCATTGCTG TGAATTTCTGGTACGACATGGAATATGACCTCAAGTACAGTTACTTCCAGCTGCTTGACTCCCTCACTAAGGTCTCGGGCCTCAACTGA